GAGAAGAAACCATCGAACAAATTCGCTCTCGAGTCCTCGCGCATTGAGCGCGATGAGAAGCGCCGGCACGAACAGGAGCAGAGTTGTAGCGGCATCGAGCCCGTCTCTGAGGTCTGTCTGGGCGGATGGCCAGAACAAGAAGATGCTGAAAAGGGCGCACATGGCTCCGGCGATCAGCGCTGTGCGACCGAGTGGGCCAGCTTCATCGAGCGCAAAGCGGACGATAGCTGGGCCTGCGGGCCTGTGTACATGGTCGTAATGGGCATGCACGTGGCCGACAGGTGTTCGATCGGTATCGAGCGGGTAGTATCCATTCTTGTCGGGAGGCATCTCGATTCGAGAGCAGAGCAGCCCGTCGGGTGCGTTCACTTCTAGGTGGTAGCTGCCGACGTATTCAACTGCGAATAGGTTGACCAAGAGTCGGATGGACTTGTGTCCGGTGCCCGCCCGGAGGCGTGTCCAGAACGCTACTGGCCACCGCCTCCACCACGGTGTGTCCAGAGAGGCGATTCCTGCCTCCCAGTGCGAGCTGTATTTGAGAACGGTACGAATCCCGCTGGCGCTAGCAGGAAGCACCGCTGCGAGGATGAAGTTGCTCGCTAAATCCAGGAAGATTCCGGCTGCCAGAACGTCAAGCTCAAGTTCCTCGATGAGGCTACGAGCAAGCTTTCTCGCCTCCTCTTCGGAGCCGCTCACGACGAGTCGAATGCTGTGCCAGTACTTTGCCGCCGCGTCTTCTCCATGCTGAAACTGAACCAAGAACGCGAGCGCAGATGCGGCCAAATCCGCATTCTCGGATGTACTCAGCACCGGCAGGGCGCGGCCGCTGTCGTCGCAGACGTCAAGATCCCTCAGTACTCGTTTGCTCATCAGCGTCAGCGGAACGTAGATCGAGCTCGCACTACCGCTCAGATCTTTCGTCCAGACCAGTGTTGGCGGGGTGCAATCAAGCGACACACGCCGACGACCGCGCTTTCCGGCGAACAACGAAACCGATTCGACCTTGCGGTGAATCCATTCGGGAAAATTGATGAGCGCGAGAACGAGCGAAGCGCCACGATCGAAGGTCTCGGCCGGAATTGCATCAAGCGCCGGCTCTTGGCCTGGGTCGTGGGCGTTCGCATCAGTGCGCTCTTCCGTCACAACGACGATCATGGCACCGGGACGAAAAAATGTCTGGATAGCGGCGGCCCGAAGCTTTGGCCCGCGGGCTGAGTCCAATCTCCTGGTTGACCCCGCATTTACCCCGCACATTGAGGCCAAACCAGAGCAGATCGTAATCGAGTCTGCGCAATTCAAAACCGCAGAAATCAAGCAAAACTAGTTGCACGCAACCATAGACGATCTATCGGAACCTAATCGTGGTTTGGGGGTCAGGGCACCATCAACGTCAACAGCTGGTCCCCGATGTCGGACCGGTTCGCGCTCGTCGCGTATCCGCGGTAGTACTCCGGCGACGTCGAGCTGCTCTGAACTCACAGCTCCAAACCTCAGAGCGCAGAATTGAGCCGCGAGTTCTCGTATTGAGAGATCTTTGCGAGGATCTCTTCGGCGAATAGGCGACACTGGGCCCGTTCAGCCTCGCCCAGTACTTCCGGGCGGCCGTGGGCGAGGGGGGCACGATACTGAGACAGCCCAGTCATTACGTTCCGCCAGTGCGCCTTATCGTGCGAGCTGAAGACGGGAACGAATAAGGCCCACTCCACCTGCATGATCTGCCAAAGATCTCCAGGGTACGTATAAGAGAGCCACGGGGCCTGCCGGGAAAACATCTTCGCGTCGCGGGCTTGCTTTGCGGTCGCCTCTGAGAGAGCGGTTTGGACGGCGGAATTCTTCTTCGCAACTACGCTGGCCCAGTCCTCCCCATACGCCTCGTTGAGTGTGTTGTCGAGGAGGCCTCTCAGGCGTACCTCGGCATGTCCCAAGACTCCCCAGGGATTCATGTTCCAGGTCCGGTGTCTCAGAGCAGCGCGGAAGTGCTGGTGCTCGGAGAACGAAACAGAACCATCCGCCAGGGCACCTGACGCAGGCACGATGCCCAGCAATTCAAGCTCTTGCCGCTCAAAGAGAAGGTCGTCCACGATCGGCCCAAGCACATACTGTGCTGCCGCGTCGATAAGCCGCAGGTCCGCGAGATGATCTACCACGCGCGACGCAATTCTGGCTCGCTCCATGTCGCTCGAGAGATCGGGAGAGATATCTGGCCGCGTCGTGAGCCAATACTTCGCTAGCGCAGGATGCCCGCCTGACCACTTTAGACAGTCGACTTTCTCTTCGTGGGTCAAGCCGCTCGTGCCCGGGCCCAGATCCTCGAGATC
This genomic stretch from Leifsonia sp. EB41 harbors:
- a CDS encoding AAA family ATPase yields the protein MTGRSNLPERVRALLTAPANVAVHGSPGSGKSWIGDRVKGLLDSSDQAVIRVDLSTTSSGKEVFTELLVGLKCTGDPAKDASASIRHAWRGVQTYLTSSDRHVIFLLDQFDRVLQFEDALDFLLLFRELVHRPESVHCTALMISRRSLQSIETKVSGISTLASVCYTEYLGSLEIDDLEDLGPGTSGLTHEEKVDCLKWSGGHPALAKYWLTTRPDISPDLSSDMERARIASRVVDHLADLRLIDAAAQYVLGPIVDDLLFERQELELLGIVPASGALADGSVSFSEHQHFRAALRHRTWNMNPWGVLGHAEVRLRGLLDNTLNEAYGEDWASVVAKKNSAVQTALSEATAKQARDAKMFSRQAPWLSYTYPGDLWQIMQVEWALFVPVFSSHDKAHWRNVMTGLSQYRAPLAHGRPEVLGEAERAQCRLFAEEILAKISQYENSRLNSAL